The following coding sequences lie in one Aspergillus puulaauensis MK2 DNA, chromosome 3, nearly complete sequence genomic window:
- a CDS encoding uncharacterized protein (COG:S;~EggNog:ENOG410PX68) gives MSTPCPFRISRTASDRLARNEAFRAIRENLRRQELGSEAPSFCASHHYSCSDKEKESFRLHRDIIHTLLLPLFLLHNQASRVAVSMLSGHKATESERAFRGEARDAYAWLHCIFSEEHDWYMTERCPACIGLHVLHSEPTIRFVAVACLLSDDLLNPGLLNSCRRLPSFNFWLEALEMAVREDPFWGADCWPDIEYRACSLINGVQLLSLQCLEFQTTLDRHSLQSTTSYKANFRFQRDTTQSLPAHPVPLGASDCSQLPLGHATDSKQRSKLSANRCLQSHWAERPRRFHTRREADTRSRSVTS, from the exons ATGTCTACCCCTTGTCCATTCCGCATTTCGCGGACTGCGAGCGATCGGCTGGCTCGTAATGAAGCATTTCGAGCAATTCGAGAGAATCTCAGGCGCCAGGAGCTCGGCTCTGAAGCCCCAAG TTTTTGCGCATCCCACCACTATTCGTGCTCggacaaggagaaagagTCGTTTCGCCTGCATCGTGATATAATacacaccctcctcctccccctcttccttctccatAACCAAGCGTCTCGCGTCGCCGTCAGCATGTTGTCCGGCCATAAAGCAACAGAGTCAGAGCGAGCCTTTCGAGGTGAAGCACGCGATGCTTATGCTTGGCTGCATTGCATCTTTAGTGAGGAGCATGATTGGTATATGACTGAACGCTGCCCCGCCTGCATCGGCCTGCACGTCTTGCATTCAGAGCCCACCATCCGTTTTGTTGCCGTGGCGTGTCTTCTGTCCGACGACTTGCTCAACCCGGGCCTGCTCAACTCCTGTCGGCGACTGCCTAGCTTTAATTTCTGGCTTGAGGCACTCGAAATGGCAGTTCGCGAGGATCCATTCTGGGGCGCTGACTGCTGGCCCGACATTGAATATCGGGCATGCTCGCTCATCAATGGCGTTCAGCTGCTGTCGCTGCAATGCCTGGAATTCCAAACTACTCTAGACCGACACAGTTTGCAATCGACCACGTCGTACAAGGCAAACTTTCGGTTTCAGCGTGATACAACTCAGTCGCTGCCAGCTCATCCGGTTCCTCTGGGCGCATCCGATTGCTCACAGCTACCCCTTGGGCATGCGACCGATTCGAAGCAACGCTCAAAGCTCTCTGCAAACCGGTGTCTGCAGTCACACTGGGCCGAGCGGCCTCGGAGATTTCACACGAGGCGGGAAGCTGACACTCGAAGCCGATCAGTGACTTCGTGA
- a CDS encoding S1 family serine peptidase (COG:O;~EggNog:ENOG410PUV2;~InterPro:IPR001314,IPR043504,IPR018114,IPR009003, IPR001254;~MEROPS:MER0000057;~PFAM:PF00089;~SECRETED:SignalP(1-21);~go_function: GO:0004252 - serine-type endopeptidase activity [Evidence IEA];~go_process: GO:0006508 - proteolysis [Evidence IEA]) → MPSLILLVSLLSLFSLNTVTARESIVGGRPTTSEDYPYQISLEHLGQHICGGSILNEKSILTAAHCTHEYPNNLTIRAGTSTIGHGGSVYQPSKITTHPKFNPETGDYDVAVITLSSDIALDASARPITLSSATLQPGHNCTATG, encoded by the coding sequence ATGCCTTCTCTAATCCTTctcgtctccctcctctctctcttctccctcaACACCGTCACTGCCCGTGAGTCCATCGTCGGCGGACGCCCAACTACATCTGAGGATTACCCATACCAAATCAGCCTGGAACACCTCGGCCAACACATCTGCGGCGGCTCCATCCTCAACGAAAAGTCCATCCTAACAGCCGCCCACTGCACGCACGAATACCCCAATAACCTGACCATCCGTGCAGGCACCTCAACCATCGGCCACGGCGGCAGCGTCTACCAGCCGTCCAAAATCACGACGCACCCCAAATTCAACCCCGAGACAGGCGACTACGACGTCGCGGTCATAACCCTCAGCAGCGACATCGCCCTTGACGCCTCAGCCCGCCCTATCACACTCAGCTCTGCGACCCTACAGCCCGGCCACAACTGCACAGCTACCGGATGA
- a CDS encoding protein kinase domain-containing protein (COG:T;~EggNog:ENOG410PKMQ;~InterPro:IPR000719,IPR011009;~PFAM:PF00069;~go_function: GO:0004672 - protein kinase activity [Evidence IEA];~go_function: GO:0005524 - ATP binding [Evidence IEA];~go_process: GO:0006468 - protein phosphorylation [Evidence IEA]), producing MSVLTSVWWPEDRVKTTICPDFVFKHLPPSTLPRLVTPLPWGEGLTSETYLDWILAKAGRLFLILLDIGIPGRIFHLVDESFDDQDLPIAAHSVDRLQLSAQDLNSELDSKFFLAQWRFIVRGIGEGEHVKYTENEGIPVELLNTGTVLVREGIERVVLAGAVCKIYLRTQVTIGGAPHFFDEDEVLEEVRSMRRLAHDHVYSIYASYFADNTICILFSGVYERTLMSFLTDTPQSFKKLAKERRREILINWPHCLAHGLFWLHAHGQVHGLIRPSNILIDANFKIFIGQFEALDTLLPPVKVDDVESYQYGPPERWVRSISVQNSGPTSSTLPSGGRSGRKAGERPEGLNLARLRGLHISDPEALSPPPESVASHGTVIHVGRKDPSSRYSMGLSSSSGSSNGSIRRHGISMKRPILYTPSITPSSSSGSSEERGSMIFNSVGVPTAHTSGGALVQIWQSRQTDPEASDIFSLGAILLDIFTYLCKRKISAFASHRGAKNRTAGRGGGVADCSFHLDRNIGQVSSWITLLDSDAKKRKDPVFQAVRPMLAMSRDMVSRDPGNRPSAFQVEQLFACSIRRAESKVALCCSSSLYSGHRERPDGMRSAKDDRVAVPRIGSRSPSASPRSPRKDQNQTEAYIQDENGLLSPTIPSTPGTYLCSSETESYATSESDRETRKTKSKQSNRKQSKKKSSIVRGMSPDAGPNPALANDPSWGYAIPWVALKN from the coding sequence ATGTCCGTCTTGACTTCTGTCTGGTGGCCCGAGGACCGTGTCAAGACGACTATCTGTCCTGATTTTGTCTTCAAGCACCTTCCTCCAAGCACATTACCTCGTCTTGTTACCCCCCTACCTTGGGGTGAGGGCCTGACGAGCGAGACCTACCTCGACTGGATCCTTGCCAAAGCAGGAAGGCTATTTCTTATCCTACTTGATATTGGTATTCCGGGCCGAATATTTCACCTGGTCGATGAGTCCTTTGACGACCAGGATCTCCCAATTGCTGCCCATAGCGTTGACCGGCTGCAACTTTCTGCTCAGGATCTAAATTCTGAACTAGATTCCAAGTTTTTCCTCGCCCAATGGCGTTTTATCGTCAGGGGCATTGGCGAAGGCGAGCATGTCAAATATACCGAGAACGAAGGCATTCCCGTCGAATTATTGAATACCGGTACTGTATTGGTGAGAGAGGGCATTGAAAGGGTCGTCCTGGCTGGCGCGGTCTGCAAGATCTATTTGCGGACCCAAGTTACCATCGGTGGCGCGCCACATttcttcgacgaagacgaagttCTCGAAGAGGTTCGTTCTATGAGGAGATTGGCCCATGACCATGTTTACTCCATTTACGCATCATACTTCGCCGACAACACTATTTGCATCCTCTTCTCGGGAGTATATGAAAGAACTCTCATGTCTTTCCTGACCGATACGCCTCAATCATTCAAAAAGCTCGCAAAagaacgacgacgagaaaTATTAATCAATTGGCCACACTGTCTTGCACATGGTCTATTCTGGCTGCATGCCCATGGCCAAGTTCATGGCCTTATTCGCCCATCCAATATCCTAATTGATGCAAACTTTAAAATCTTCATTGGTCAATTCGAAGCTCTGGATACCTTACTTCCACCAGTAaaggtggatgatgttgagtcCTATCAATATGGCCCACCGGAAAGGTGGGTGCGCTCTATCAGTGTCCAGAACAGCGGCCCTACGAGCAGCACACTCCCATCAGGAGGGCGTTCTGGTCGTAAGGCGGGAGAACGTCCAGAGGGATTGAACCTAGCTCGCTTGAGGGGACTGCACATATCGGATCCGGAGGCACTGAGCCCACCTCCAGAGTCGGTCGCTTCTCATGGCACTGTTATTCATGTTGGTCGGAAAGACCCATCTTCTCGATATTCCATGGgcctttcctcttcctcggggtcTAGTAACGGGAGTATTCGTAGGCACGGCATCTCGATGAAACGCCCCATACTATACACTCCGTCTATAACTCCTTCTAGCTCTTCAGGGTCTTCGGAAGAGCGGGGTTCCATGATTTTCAACTCCGTCGGGGTGCCCACTGCGCATACCAGTGGCGGAGCATTGGTCCAGATATGGCAGTCTCGGCAAACCGATCCAGAAGCATCCGACATCTTTTCCCTCGGGGCCATACTTTTGGATATTTTTACGTACTTGTGCAAGCGAAAAATATCCGCATTCGCCAGCCATCGTGGTGCAAAGAATCGCACAGCGGGTCGTGGTGGCGGCGTTGCAGATTGTTCCTTTCATCTGGACCGGAATATTGGCCAAGTGAGCTCGTGGATTACCCTTCTTGACAGCGACGCGAAGAAGCGCAAAGACCCCGTGTTCCAAGCTGTCCGACCAATGCTCGCAATGTCGCGAGACATGGTCAGCAGAGACCCCGGCAATCGGCCCTCTGCCTTTCAAGTAGAGCAGCTTTTCGCTTGTTCTATCAGAAGAGCAGAGAGCAAGGTTGCACTCTGCTGCTCATCAAGCCTGTATTCTGGCCACCGAGAGCGCCCGGACGGTATGAGATCGGCTAAAGATGATAGAGTAGCCGTACCAAGGATAGGATCACGATCACCATCTGCTTCTccgagaagcccaagaaAAGACCAAAACCAGACAGAAGCCTATATCCAAGATGAAAACGGCCTCCTAAGTCCAACCATTCCATCCACGCCAGGGACTTACCTATGTTCTTCTGAAACTGAATCTTATGCCACCAGCGAGTCAGATCGCGAGACCCGAAAAACGAAGTCCAAACAATCCAACAGGAAGCAAAGCAAGAAAAAGTCGAGCATAGTTCGTGGCATGTCTCCAGATGCAGGACCGAATCCTGCACTCGCAAATGATCCATCCTGGGGCTACGCAATTCCATGGGTAGCTCTGAAAAACTAA
- a CDS encoding uncharacterized protein (COG:S;~EggNog:ENOG410Q2P0), which yields MGVSQRVKSKYVFRLPISFLKAKRMNVKGKDIDAGEDLDKGLYASVPHTVRVQYEPDVESEIESDEDVDLVDISSSGSAATRKRKGLVSWGDVKDLASNRWTIEQEKQLVHARAELARCQKAWSSEQDIWLKYIEELSEEKEAHEEFLNNRAKHIGDEQNHFRKAWDRNRRRSEQDQPQERPQRLTPGQRRASLPVRLGKLRGRN from the exons ATGGGAGTCAGCCAACGCGTCAAGTCCAAGTATGTTTTCCGTCTTCCGATTTCGTTTCTCAAGGCAAAGCGAATGAACGTGAAAGGGAAGGATATAGACGCCGGAGAAGACCTCGACAAAGGGTTATACGCGAGTGTCCCCCACACAGTTCGGGTGCAGTATGAACCAGACGTTGAATCAGAGATTGAGTccgatgaagatgtcgaCCTTGTCGACATTAGCTCATCTGGCTCTGCTGCTActaggaagaggaagggacTAGTCAGTTGGGGCGACGTCAAAGATCTGGCGAGCAATCGATGGACCATtgagcaggagaagcagctTGTACATGCACGAGCTGAGCTGGCTAGATGCCAGAAAGCATGGAGCTCGGAGCAGGATATTTGGCTGAAATAT ATTGAAGAATTaagcgaagaaaaggaagcaCACGAGGAGTTTCTCAACAATCGTGCGAAACACATCGGTGACGAACAGAACCACTTTCGCAAAGCCTGGGATCGAAACCGAAGGCGCTCAGAGCAGGATCAACCGCAAGAGCGGCCGCAACGACTGACCCCGGGACAGCGAAGGGCGAGCTTGCCGGTGCGACTAGGGAAACTTAGGGGAAGAAACTAA